From Nicotiana tabacum cultivar K326 chromosome 20, ASM71507v2, whole genome shotgun sequence, one genomic window encodes:
- the LOC107828610 gene encoding serine/threonine-protein phosphatase 7 long form homolog: protein MDIPPAHPGPAEDQLLVLQGDHRSSFVWEGQLSDEPLRARRPDDLWEFMAQHPFHARIVARLQATGFYTIFRIGRMQLDWSLITALVERWIPETHTFYLPTGEATITLEDVQVLYGLRIDGRALPQYIRSMTRGQYLDMMGQFTGYRP, encoded by the coding sequence atggacaTTCCGCCTGCGCATCCTGGACCTGCCGAGGATCAGCTATTAGTGTTGCAGGGCGACCATAGGTCCTCCTTTGTATGGGAGGGACAGCTATCGGATGAGCCTCTCCGCGCCAGGAGACCTGACGATTTGTGGGAGTTCATGGCGCAGCATCCTTTCCATGCCCGCATAGTCGCGCGCCTACAGGCTACGGGCTTCTATACGATTTTTCGGATTGGGCGGATGCAGCTTGATTGGTCTCTCATTACGGCCTTGGTAGAGCGGTGGATACCGGAGACGCATACTTTTTACTTGCCCACTGGAGAGGCCACTATCACGCTGGAagatgttcaggttttgtacgGGCTGCGCATAGATGGACGGGCACTGCCCCAGTACATTAGATCCATGACGCGTGGACAATATTTGGATATGATGGGGCAGTTTACTGGTTATAGACCTTAG